A window from Homalodisca vitripennis isolate AUS2020 unplaced genomic scaffold, UT_GWSS_2.1 ScUCBcl_4348;HRSCAF=10477, whole genome shotgun sequence encodes these proteins:
- the LOC124372923 gene encoding tigger transposable element-derived protein 6-like, which yields MPDKTFTFKDEKCHGGKHSKERLTLLLTVNMDGSEKLKPLLIGKAAKPRCFKGIQSFPVTYRSNKKAWMTTELFNEWLNSLNSDMKKQNREILLFLDNCSVHNNPPNLSNVKLHFFPPNTTSKLQPLDQGIIQNFKAFYRHEIVKIVLDGIDSNETPNISILTSHVDC from the coding sequence ATGCCGGAcaagacatttacatttaaagacgaGAAATGCCACGGAGGGAAACATAGTAAGGAAAGGTTAACTCTTCTGTTGACTGTTAACATGGATGGTTCCGAAAAATTGAAACCCCTCCTCATCGGGAAAGCAGCAAAACCTAGGTGTTTTAAAGGTATCCAGTCATTTCCCGTAACCTACCGCTCGAACAAAAAGGCGTGGATGACAACGGAGTTGTTTAACGAGTGGTTAAATTCATTGAACAGCgacatgaaaaaacaaaatcgTGAAATCCTCTTATTCCTTGATAACTGTTCAGTTCATAACAACCCTCCAAATCTCTCGAATGTGAAACTTCACTTTTTTCCACCAAATACAACATCCAAGTTGCAGCCTCTAGACCAAGGCATAATTCAAAACTTCAAAGCATTTTACAGACATGAAATAGTCAAGATTGTACTGGATGGAATTGACAGTAATGAAACTCCAAACATCTCTATTCTCACCAGCCATGTTGATTGTTGA